A window from Calliopsis andreniformis isolate RMS-2024a chromosome 5, iyCalAndr_principal, whole genome shotgun sequence encodes these proteins:
- the LOC143179645 gene encoding uncharacterized protein LOC143179645 yields the protein MFAGDLGKEGWKMVAAWNMNRVMEHPPRVSRGFLVADSVEGRHETWRRRPELYPRWCKAAQFRLATACGVVEGVGALNEPGRRIRGSVRGEIVGGEAAIF from the exons ATGTTCGCTGGAGACCTTGGCAAGGAGGGTTGGAAGATGGTGGCTGCCTGGAACATGAATCGAGTGATGGAA CATCCACCCCGTGTGTCTCGGGGGTTCCTCGTGGCAGATAGTGTCGAGGGGAGGCACGAAACGTGGCGGAGGCGTCCAGAACTTTATCCTCGATGGTGCAAAGCGGCGCAATTTCGCCTCGCCACAGCGTGTGGGGTCGTTGAGGGGGTAGGGGCGTTGAACGAGCCAGGTAGAAGAATAAGAGGGAGCGTGAGGGGAGAGATTGTCGGGGGAGAGGcggcaattttttaa